A DNA window from Drosophila pseudoobscura strain MV-25-SWS-2005 chromosome 2, UCI_Dpse_MV25, whole genome shotgun sequence contains the following coding sequences:
- the Rim gene encoding uncharacterized protein Rim isoform X11 → MDDMPDLSHLTPHERMQIENVLMRQKQEEEAQNEIMRRKQDEVVTLEMQIRQRSEQQKKAGVELDATCHICLKTKFADGVGHICHYCNIRCCARCGGKVTLRSNKVIWVCILCRKKQELLSKTGQWINKTGAQQDGFIRRIEPDGSSDISQQAIVDPRDTTDKRPKLERTRSAAEKENLPMQRAGSMLRRQYSQQEQPTNRRLSVSDSGMDPMMSPGQHPHQQQQQHPQQQRGRMQPMNPQQSQQGYGGYGMQQQQQQQQQQQQQRSGGAYPEDDPRYYQGELDGLMKQHPHLAHPSQVQPQHSQQQQQHPQHQQQQQHPQHSQHQQQQHQHQQQQHPQQQQQHPQQQQFAARQQTYQAQIHTPPQSHMQQGQQQQQIHPHSQQSMSMSQQIAGGYQKAPPLTRNLTISGGHAMDSSSYGQQQLQQQQHQQQQNRRPQYASQQQRSFSSSEEEFQNQLLQAQAQAAGAGATVSAGSDYDAGNFGGVQGVQKVLSPGDLQIHANNPVNWQTSADNTRLIGHMILRKYYDGEDILGLKVNGGQPIGGVGRGIGGGPLGVGVGGGPCGAIVEKVKRGSVADLEGRIRPGDEIIEWNGRNLHNKSADEVYDIIDESRLDAQVELIVSRPISGSGGSSQNVSPSSACSTNTNSSSLPPRRSTANFPHSGLATSMAGSAVVSSGGRYLQRKAPAVEAIEIHRDKPSVLITSPGSPDIHVTAASGAGNGARSQRGGASQHIQRLGPSHSTHSHSSSGSGSVSGSSTTSSVHAASGSLQGASVPAAASTNSSSAPGGGLHGTTTAGHHHHHHCHQPLPSVHLHGTHGGLGMGSGAGTTTQPIPIEGRLQLKLGYDQNTLQLIVTLVCATGLSLRQSGAGRNPYAKVFLLPDRSHKSKRRTKTVGTTCEPRWAQTFLYSGLRRCDLNGRLLEVTLWDYVRYGANDFIGEVVIDLAHHILDDEAEWYQLQPHQDTSYLLRDEGSDVDGLILTPTDHLSPPSTMSRLSDSDTTSDCDIDGMTPVASISSMGSSASPPPMLELDLNERRSRRDMSPQGRKRVAGMVARDYRTVSGIGQSYHNQASATGYYRRGGGGVGVGGGNGVGGSCIGPGGMSLSHRSHSAAPNDSYHSGGGGGVGGVPSGGPGYGYRSTSPRRGSLSPPDDRYIDYPVLPVHGSPNAPSIYPGSGPSSGVAATSATQQQRFQSRSATATPTGSPKKRQLPQVPQTSRSAMLRDRLGQDFDERLASGSRFGRHRTRQPHHQATYRSTGMGGWERHYTGLSDSDLHSMDARMRPRHSLSPDKDFMGEFGDSDMESVVSVTSSAFSTQSERPRTSRGLSFPRNWRNLFGVRNSFLGGATGTGGPVTGLRMMHPLDAASQRANTIEVDDCDYLSHMAGGGTQQQLLLLEQLEQLQHLAAMAAADSPPISAGLGHGVGMGCGMGMGAPQRVLVTDANSGELVEQFFVEPATAAEESSVIDPLDPLEPLDPHVHLHPHSVYYSPHLSTNHPSFLTPNDMFQRRPNGQTPTASPSATAFAHAYPLPLPLPSFEQFKRITTPVMNLFRSSSPIPNVHAHAHDHAHTVSSSPSSYVGYVRDHLDKSCSHCQNGSQPVVLSTNTALAMPGLTIGACTDPCCLVDAHPHPQHQPIAYPYSAEQLLRRPSLSASMYQPSSSEPSLPTMDPAMCGECVDQHFLGGLTGPQVNLGAVPTYHVHTPTPTAHRRAKAQLAAPPSLPTQSVLRLSRQLSEDALVSSMPISESTAKAQPTSILKKPKLERRRMFHEGQSRSLDYDDLHNKSWGRRRIRYEDEVAQHEAAAYPYPHSYPYPHSSSSPAEGQLPMSRRYGSETNIRQSYMGANVDVHNPLSHSHFLVTDDKIVTITYDSDVGWTRRGVAPSLFRGPHRQQRGAMSLDLQRTNQQKLYGPAAPYLKRRRNLPHPPSAQNAHNFSPMEARDGGSTGMDYTLPQHGGEQRGSGNIGIGVGNGSGGGGGGPHNTNNINSYSNSTTLNQSHHQNHTTITNHHNSQQQQASSVSVSQSHNKKGKEGINAIGGTMASSEQQTKSSSGSGGATSAAAAAGNVVLGGNNANNASSSSFANPPQQHHGVANQPITTNASPNTNTNTNTNINNYNNYMNNNNNNNNRAQSSSTTPHQQQQNTNSTTPMNTTTNDVNNLTHDATNPTQQQQQNTCTNLINNTTTTITTSTTTTNTSSNATNAATTTTTTTTTSTTTTATNATTTATNPTTNTNTNNTNDTNATTTNANADADADADAPLDAIDWDAIDAMLDDDFSEYDKDKNGPEGGAKSTEGGTGGEDKADGSQSDTANDRKKGGTVDQERSPKGGSGMGKKSNSTSQLSATGRKRRMGFGKKGKNSFTVHRSEEVLPGDITRELRGGGGVGVGGAAGGASGTAGGVGGGLSRGSSSEADPIEQFFGDGAGGERFSPSLRNDGALNEFVEGLGPGQLVGRQVLGAPSLGDIQLSMCHQKGFLEVEVIRARGLTQKPSSKMLPAPYVKVYLVSGKNCVDKMKTSTARRTLDPLYQQQLVFKHSYAGCILQITVWGDYGRIEKKVFMGVAQIMLDDLNLSNIVIGWYKLFGTTSLVSCSSIGLGSRRSSLASLDSLKL, encoded by the exons ATGGACGACATGCCCGATCTCTCGCATTTGACCCCCCACGAGCGCATGCAGATCGAGAATGTGCTCATGCggcagaagcaggaggaggaggcacagaACGAGATAATGCG TCGCAAACAGGACGAGGTTGTCACTTTGGAAATGCAAATCAGACAACGCTCCGAGCAGCAAAAGAAGGCCGGCGTCGAGCTGGATGCCACCTGTCACATATGCCTTAAGACCAAGTTTGCCGATGGCGTCGGACACATTTGCCATTACTGCAACATACGCTGCTGTGCCCGTTGCGGCGGCAAGGTGACACTTCGCAGCAACAAG GTGATTTGGGTGTGTATACTCTGCCGCAAGAAGCAGGAGCTGCTCTCCAAGACGGGCCAATGGATCAACAAAACGGGAGCCCAGCAGGACGGTTTTATCCGCCGCATCGAGCCCGACGGCAGCAGC GACATCTCCCAGCAGGCCATTGTGGATCCGCGCGACACGACGGACAAGCGGCCCAAGCTGGAGCGTACGCGCAGTGCCGCCGAGAAGGAGAACCTGCCCATGCAACGGGCTGGCAGCATGCTACGGAGGCAGTACtcgcagcaggagcagcccaCGAATCGCCGTCTGTCCGTCTCGGACAGTGGCATGGATCCCATGATGAGCCCGGGCCAGCAtccgcatcagcagcagcagcagcatccacagcaacagcgagGCCGCATGCAGCCAATGAATccgcagcagtcgcagcaggGATACGGGGGCTAtggcatgcagcagcaacagcagcagcagcagcaacagcagcagcagagatcGGGTGGTGCCTATCCAGAGGATGATCCGCGTTACTATCAG GGCGAACTGGATGGCTTGATGAAACAACATCCCCATCTGGCGCATCCCAGCCAAGTGCAGCCGCAGCAttcacaacagcagcagcaacatccacagcatcagcagcagcagcaacacccaCAACATtcgcagcaccagcagcagcagcatcagcatcagcagcagcaacatccacaacagcagcagcaacatccacagcagcaacaatttgcGGCGCGACAGCAAACGTACCAGGCACAGATACATACTCCACCGCAATCGCACATGCAACaggggcaacaacagcagcagatccatccccattcccagcAGTCGATGTCCATGTCCCAGCAGATAGCTGGTGGCTACCAGAAGGCGCCGCCACTGACCCGAAACCTGACCATCAGCGGGGGACATGCCATGGACAGCAGCTCGTACGGTCAGCAGCaacttcagcagcagcagcaccagcagcagcaaaatcgAAGGCCCCAGTATGcctcacagcagcagcgatccTTCAGCAGCTCCGAGGAGGAGTTCCAGAATCAGCTGctgcaggcccaggcccaggcggCCGGGGCAGGAGCCACTGTCAGTGCGGGCTCCGATTACGATG CAGGTAATTTTGGCGGCGTTCAAGGTGTCCAAAAAGTTCTCTCGCCCGGCGATCTACAGATTCATGCAAAT AATCCGGTGAATTGGCAAACATCCGCGGATAATACTCGCTTGATTGGGCACATGATATTACGTAAATACTATGATGGGGAAGATATATTAGGCTTAAAGGTCAACGGCGGCCAGCCCATCGGAGGAGTAGGAAGAGGAATAGGAGGTGGACCATtgggagtaggagtaggaggaggtcCATGCGGTGCTATTGTGGAGAAGGTGAAACGCGGATCGGTGGCCGATCTAGAAGGCCGTATACGACCAG GCGACGAGATCATCGAGTGGAATGGCCGGAATCTGCACAACAAGAGCGCAGATGAGGTCTACGACATTATCGACGAGAGCCGCCTGGATGCCCAGGTGGAACTGATTGTCAGTCGTCCGATCAGTGGtagtggcggcagcagccagaaCGTCAGTCCCAGCAGTGCCTGCtccaccaacaccaacagcagcagccttccGCCGCGCCGCTCTACGGCCAATTTCCCGCACAGCGGCCTGGCCACTAGCATGGCTGGCAGTGCGGTGGTCAGCAGCGGCGGACGATATCTACAGCGCAAAG CCCCAGCGGTTGAGGCCATTGAAATCCATCGTGATAAGCCCAGTGTTTTGATAACCTCACCCGGTTCGCCGGATATCCACGTAACAGCTGCATCGGGAGCGGGCAACGGGGCACGGAGTCAACGTGGCGGCGCCTCGCAGCATATACAGCGCCTGGGACCAAGCCACAGCactcacagccacagcagcagtgggagtggcagcgtcagcggcagcagcaccaccagcagcgtCCACGCAGCGTCCGGCAGTCTTCAGGGCGCCTCCGTTCCCGCCGCCGCGTCGACGAATTCTTCCTCCGCCCCGGGCGGAGGTCTGCACGGCACAACGACGGCGggccaccatcaccaccatcatTGCCACCAGCCATTGCCGTCCGTACATTTGCATGGCACCCACGGGGGCCTGGGGATGGGCAGTGGGGCGGGAACGACGACGCAACCGATACCGATCGAGGGGCGGCTGCAGCTGAAGCTCGGCTACGATCAGAACACACTCCAGCTGATCGTGACATTGGTGTGTGCCACAGGCCTGTCCCTGCGCCAGAGCGGAGCAGGCCGCAATCCCTATGCAAAA GTGTTCCTTCTGCCCGATCGAAGCCACAAGTCCAAGCGTCGGACAAAGACAGTGGGCACCACCTGCGAACCGCGCTGGGCGCAGACCTTTCTCTATTCGGGTCTGCGACGCTGTGATCTTAATGGACGGCTGCTTGAG GTGACGCTGTGGGACTATGTGCGCTATGGGGCCAACGATTTCATCGGCGAGGTGGTCATCGATCTGGCCCATCACATACTGGACGACGAGGCCGAATGGTATCAACTGCAGCCGCATCAGGACACCTCCTATCTC TTACGTGACGAGGGCAGCGATGTGGACGGCCTGATACTGACACCGACAGATCATTTATCACCGCCGAGCACCATGTCGCGTCTGAGCGACTCGGACACGACGTCCGACTGTGACATCGATGGAATGACGCCGGTGGCCAGCATCTCCTCGATGGGAAGCTCGGCCAGTCCGCCGCCCATGTTAGAG CTCGATCTAAACGAGCGTCGATCCAGACGCGACATGTCACCGCAGGGCCGCAAACGGGTGGCCGGAATGGTGGCCCGTGATTATCGCACTGTATCTGGCATTGGACAAAGTTATCATAATCAG GCATCTGCCACGGGCTATTATCgacgcggcggcggcggcgttggAGTCGGCGGAGGTAATGGTGTCGGCGGTTCCTGCATTGGACCCGGTGGCATGAGCCTCAGTCATCGCAGTCATTCGGCGGCACCCAACGACAGCTACCAcagcggaggcggcggcggagtGGGAGGAGTTCCCTCGGGTGGTCCAGGCTACGGCTATAGGAGCACCAGTCCACGCAGAGGCTCACTGTCGCCACCGGACGATCGGTACATAGACTATCCAGTGCTTCCAGTACACGGCTCACCCAACGCGCCCTCTATCTATCCGGGTTCGGGTCCGAGTTCGGGCGTTGCAGCCACATCGgccacacagcagcagagaTTCCAGTCGCGCTCGGCtacagccacgcccacagGATCGCCAAAGAAGAGGCAACTGCCACAG GTGCCTCAGACATCGCGTAGCGCCATGCTGCGGGACAGGCTCGGCCAGGACTTTGACGAGCGTCTGGCCTCGGGCAGCCGCTTTGGGAGGCATCGTACACGACAGCCGCATCACCAGGCCACCTACCGGAGCACCGGAATGGGCGGCTGGGAGCGCCACTACACAGGGCTGTCTGACAGCGACCTGCACTCGATGGACGCGAGGATGCGGCCGCGGCACTCGCTGTCGCCGGACAAGGACTTTATGGGCGAGTTCGGTGACTCCGATATGGAGTCGGTGGTCAGTGTGACGTCCAGCGCCTTCTCCACGCAGTCGGAGCGGCCGCGCACCTCGCGGGGACTCAG CTTCCCCCGCAACTGGCGCAATCTCTTTGGCGTACGCAACAGCTTCTTGGGAGGTGCCACAGGCACTGGTGGCCCCGTAACTGGACTCCGGATGATGCATCCCTTGGATGCAGCCAGCCAACGTGCCAACACCATCGAGGTGGACGACTGCGACTATCTGTCGCACATGGCAGGTGGCGGCACACAacagcagctcctgctgctggagcagctCGAGCAACTGCAACATTTGGCGGCCATGGCGGCCGCCGATTCCCCACCCATTTCGGCGGGACTCGGCCACGGAGTTGGAATGGGATgcgggatggggatgggagcACCGCAACGTGTCCTGGTGACGGACGCGAATAGCGGCGAACTGGTGGAGCAGTTCTTTGTGGAGCCTGCGACAGCCGCTGAGGAGTCATCGGTCATCGATCCGCTCGATCCACTCGAACCACTCGATCCTCATGTGCATCTGCATCCGCATTCTGTCTACTATTCGCCTCATTTGTCCACCAACCACCCGTCATTTCTGACGCCCAACGACATGTTTCAACGACGGCCCAACGGACAGACACCAAccgcctccccctccgccACAGCCTTTGCTCATGCCTatccgctgccgctgccgctgcccagCTTTGAGCAATTCAAGCGCATTACCACGCCCGTCATGAATCTCTTCCGCAGCTCCTCGCCCATTCCCAATgtccacgcccacgcccatgACCACGCCCACACGGTATCCTCCTCGCCCAGCTCGTACGTGGGCTATGTGCGGGACCATCTGGACAAGAGCTGCAGCCACTGCCAGAACGGCAGCCAGCCGGTGGTGCTCTCCACGAATACGGCCCTGGCAATGCCCGGACTGACAATCGGAGCCTGTACGGATCCTTGCTGCCTGGTGGAcgcgcatccgcatccgcagcACCAACCGATCGCGTACCCGTACAGTGCGGAGCAACTGCTTCGCCGCCCCTCGCTCTCCGCCTCCATGTACCAGCCGAGCAGCTCGGAGCCCTCGCTGCCCACCATGGACCCGGCAATGTGCGGCGAGTGCGTCGACCAGCACTTCCTGGGCGGCCTCACCGGCCCCCAGGTGAACCTCGGCGCCGTGCCCACCTATCACGTGCACACGCCCACCCCGACCGCCCATCGGCGGGCCaaggcgcagctggcggcgcCTCCGTCGCTGCCCACCCAGTCCGTGCTGCGTCTGTCGCGCCAGCTGAGCGAGGACGCCCTGGTCTCCTCCATGCCCATCTCTGAGTCGACGGCCAAGGCACAGCCCACCTCGATCCTGAAAAAGCCTAAGCTCGAGCGCCGGCGCATGTTCCACGAGGGCCAGTCGCGGTCCCTGGACTACGACGACCTGCACAACAAGAGCTGGGGTCGCCGGCGCATTCGCTACGAGGATGAGGTGGCCCAACACGAGGCGGCCGCCTATCCCTATCCCCATTCCTACCCCTATCCCCATTCCTCGTCGTCGCCGGCGGAGGGACAGCTGCCCATGTCGCGGCGCTACGGGTCCGAGACGAACATCCGGCAGTCGTACATGGGCGCCAATGTGGATGTCCACAATCCGCTGAGTCACTCGCATTTCCTCGTCACCGACGACAAGATCGTGACCATCACCTACGACTCGGACGTGGGCTGGACCCGGCGCGGCGTTGCCCCATCACTCTTTCGCGGGCCGCACCGGCAGCAGAGAGGAGCCATGTCGCTGGATCTGCAGCGGACCAATCAGCAGAAGCTCTACGGCCCGGCAGCGCCGTATCTGAAGCGTCGGCGGAATTTGCCACATCCGCCTAGTGCACAGAATGCGCACAACTTCTCGCCCATGGAGGCACGGGACGGTGGATCGACGGGGATGGACTATACACTGCCGCAGCATGGTGGCGAGCAGCGGGGCAGCGGTAACATCGGAATCGGAGTCGGAAACGGtagcgggggcgggggcggtggtCCACACAACACCAACAATATTAACAGTTACAGTAACAGTACCACACTCAACCAATCACACCACCAGAATCACACCACAATCACCAACCACCACAatagccaacaacaacaagcgaGTAGTGTTAGTGTTAGTCAAAGTCACaacaaaaaagggaaagaagGCATCAACGCTATCGGCGGAACGATGGCATCATCGGAGCAACAGACGAAATCTAGTAGTGGGAGCGGTGGTGCAAcatctgctgccgccgctgctggcAATGTCGTCCTCGGTGGTAATAATGCTAATAAtgcttcttcttcctcttttgCAAATCCCCCACAACAACATCATGGTGTCGCCAATCAACCAATTACAACAAATGCATCacccaacaccaacaccaataCGAACACCAACATTAACAACTATAACAATTACAtgaacaataacaacaacaacaacaaccgtgcccaatcatcatcaacaacaccacaccaacaacaacaaaacaccaATTCAACAACACCAATGAACACAACAACGAATGACGTTAACAACTTGACTCATGACGCAACAAATcccacacaacaacaacaacaaaatacatgcaCAAATCTCATCAacaatacaacaacaacaatcacaacttcaacaacaacaacaaacacatcGTCGAATGCAACGAATGCGgcgacaacaacgacgacaacgacaacaacttcaacaacaacaactgcaacaaatgCTACAACAACTGCCACAAATCCAACaacgaatacaaatacaaataatacgAACGATACAAacgcaacaacaacgaacGCAAATGCCGATGCGGATGCGGACGCGGATGCTCCGCTCGATGCCATCGACTGGGATGCTATCGATGCCATGTTGGATGACGACTTCAGCGAGTACGACAAGGACAAGAACGGTCCTGAGGGCGGTGCCAAATCCACAGAAGGTGGCACCGGGGGAGAAGATAAAGCTG ATGGAAGCCAATCGGATACCGCTAATGATCGGAAGAAAGGCGGCACCGTGGACCAGGAACGCTCGCCAAAGGGCGGCAGCGGTATGGGCAAGAAATCCAATTCCACCTCCCAGCTGTCCGCAACAG GTCGTAAAAGACGTATGGGCTTTGGAAAGAAGGGTAAGAACTCGTTCACGGTGCATCGCAGCGAAGAGGTGCTGCCCGGTGATATCACGCGCGAGCTgcgcggtggcggtggcgttgGCGTCGGTGGTGCCGCTGGTGGTGCCAGCGGTACGGCCGGAGGCGTTGGCGGTGGCCTCTCGCGTGGCTCGTCCTCGGAGGCGGACCCCATTGAGCAGTTTTTCGGCGATGGCGCCGGTGGGGAAAG ATTCTCTCCCTCGTTGCGCAATGATGGAGCCCTCAATGAGTTTGTCGAGGGCCTGGGACCAGGACAACTGGTGGGTCGCCAGGTGCTTGGTGCTCCCTCACTGGGCGACATCCAGCTATCGATGTGCCATCAGAAGGGCTTTCTAGAGGTGGAGGTCATTCGAGCCAGAGGGTTGACG CAAAAACCCTCATCGAAGATGCTGCCCGCTCCATATGTGAAGGTGTATCTGGTGTCGGGAAAGAACTGCGTGGACAAGATGAAGACTTCGACGGCGCGTCGCACCCTGGACCCGCTCTACCAGCAGCAGTTGGTGTTCAAGCACTCCTACGCTGGTTGCATACTCCAG ATAACCGTTTGGGGCGACTACGGGCGCATCGAGAAGAAAGTGTTTATGGGCGTCGCTCAGATAATGCTCGACGATCTGAATCTGTCAAATATCGTGATCGGCTGGTATAAGCTCTTTGGCACCACCTCACTGGTCAGTTGCTCTTCTATAGGTTTAGGCTCTAGGCGCTCATCGTTAGCATCACTCGATTCACTCAAACTCTAG